A window of Aliarcobacter trophiarum LMG 25534 contains these coding sequences:
- the gpmI gene encoding 2,3-bisphosphoglycerate-independent phosphoglycerate mutase produces MSKKTVLIITDGIGHNSSSNFNAFCNAKKPTYDYLFENVPHSLIHTYGEFVGLPENQMGNSEVGHMTIGSGRVLYQDLVKIHLAIKNNSLKDNDVVKNTISNSKDIHLVGLLSDGGVHSHIDHIIALAKISENYGKKVWLHLITDGRDVAPNCAKNYINQVLNICNENIKIATISGRYYSMDRDNRWERVELAYNSMVFATPKSSQNILDLVDSSYKNEIFDEFIIPTAFDAFDGINDKDGIIFCNFRSDRARELSSAFAKDDFKEFERKELKLQLASMTQYDKNIPIPVIFPKDNPTNTLAQVISDAGLSQLHTAETEKYAHVTFFFNGGVEEPFLNETRVLVPSPNVATYDLQPEMSAPKVGEAVRTAMKNQTDFIVVNFANGDMVGHTGVYEAAVKAVEAVDYELGLILEEAKKENYNIVLTSDHGNCEMMKDEDGNTLTNHTVGDVYCFVISPNVKKVKEGSLNNIAPTVLKLMQLPIPKEMDEPLI; encoded by the coding sequence ATGAGTAAAAAAACAGTCTTAATTATAACAGATGGGATAGGACACAATAGCTCTTCAAATTTTAATGCTTTTTGTAATGCAAAAAAACCAACATATGACTATTTGTTTGAAAATGTTCCACATAGCCTTATTCATACATATGGCGAGTTTGTAGGATTACCAGAAAATCAGATGGGAAATAGTGAAGTTGGACATATGACTATTGGAAGTGGAAGAGTTTTATATCAAGATTTGGTAAAAATACATTTAGCTATAAAAAATAACAGTTTAAAAGACAATGATGTCGTAAAAAATACAATATCAAACTCAAAAGATATTCATTTAGTGGGACTTTTAAGTGATGGTGGAGTTCACTCTCATATAGACCATATTATTGCTCTTGCAAAAATATCTGAAAACTATGGTAAAAAAGTTTGGCTTCATTTAATAACAGATGGAAGAGATGTGGCTCCAAATTGTGCAAAAAACTATATAAATCAGGTATTGAATATTTGCAACGAAAATATAAAAATTGCAACAATTAGTGGAAGATATTACTCTATGGATAGAGACAATAGATGGGAAAGAGTCGAACTTGCTTATAACTCTATGGTATTTGCAACTCCTAAGAGTTCACAAAATATATTAGATTTAGTTGATAGTTCATATAAAAATGAGATTTTTGATGAGTTTATTATTCCTACAGCTTTTGATGCCTTTGATGGAATTAATGATAAAGATGGAATTATTTTTTGTAATTTTAGAAGCGATAGAGCAAGAGAACTTTCAAGTGCTTTTGCAAAAGATGATTTCAAAGAGTTTGAAAGAAAAGAGTTAAAACTTCAATTAGCAAGTATGACTCAATATGATAAGAATATTCCAATCCCTGTAATTTTTCCAAAAGACAATCCAACAAATACTTTGGCGCAAGTTATTTCAGATGCCGGTTTATCTCAACTTCATACAGCAGAAACTGAGAAATATGCTCATGTTACTTTCTTTTTTAATGGTGGAGTTGAAGAACCTTTTTTAAATGAGACTAGAGTTTTAGTTCCATCTCCAAATGTAGCAACTTATGATTTACAACCAGAAATGTCAGCTCCAAAAGTGGGAGAGGCTGTTAGAACTGCTATGAAAAATCAAACTGATTTTATTGTTGTGAACTTTGCAAATGGTGATATGGTAGGACATACAGGTGTTTATGAAGCAGCAGTAAAAGCTGTTGAGGCTGTTGATTATGAACTTGGATTAATTTTGGAAGAGGCAAAAAAAGAGAACTATAATATTGTTTTAACTTCAGACCACGGAAATTGTGAGATGATGAAAGATGAAGATGGTAATACTCTTACAAATCATACAGTTGGAGATGTTTACTGTTTTGTAATATCTCCAAATGTAAAAAAAGTAAAAGAGGGAAGTCTAAACAATATTGCACCAACTGTTTTAAAATTAATGCAACTTCCTATTCCAAAAGAGATGGATGAACCACTAATTTGA
- a CDS encoding ATP-binding cassette domain-containing protein, with protein MIDIKELKISSNSKKLVDISFTIKSSTALIGESGSGKSLTLKAILNLLSSSLDLKKEINSNFELNFNTIGFIPQNPFTSLSSMTKIKNQIFCSDEKKEEVFNLLDLPLEILEKYPSQISGGQTQRVVIAIALSRDIKLLLLDEPTTALDLENKTNIINIVKNLKDKLNIKILFVTHDIESIKDICDDIVIIKDGHIVEFGKTQEVLNKPQHEYTKKLFNSSFKNKQFRK; from the coding sequence TTGATAGATATAAAAGAGTTAAAAATTAGTTCAAATAGTAAGAAATTAGTTGATATTTCTTTTACTATAAAAAGCTCAACAGCTTTAATAGGAGAGAGTGGAAGTGGAAAATCACTTACATTAAAAGCTATTTTAAACCTACTTTCTAGCTCATTAGATTTAAAAAAAGAGATAAATAGCAATTTTGAATTGAACTTTAATACTATTGGATTTATTCCACAAAACCCTTTTACATCTCTATCATCTATGACAAAGATTAAAAACCAGATTTTTTGTAGCGATGAAAAAAAAGAAGAGGTTTTTAATCTTTTAGATTTACCTTTAGAAATTTTAGAAAAATACCCTTCACAAATTAGTGGAGGACAAACTCAAAGAGTTGTAATTGCAATAGCTTTAAGCCGTGATATAAAACTTCTTTTACTTGATGAGCCAACAACCGCACTTGATCTTGAAAATAAAACAAATATTATAAATATTGTAAAAAACTTAAAAGATAAACTAAATATTAAAATACTTTTTGTAACTCACGATATTGAATCAATAAAAGATATTTGTGATGATATTGTAATTATAAAAGATGGGCATATTGTTGAGTTTGGAAAGACTCAAGAAGTTTTAAATAAGCCACAACATGAATATACGAAAAAGCTTTTTAACTCAAGCTTTAAAAACAAACAATTTAGGAAATAA
- a CDS encoding penicillin-binding protein 1A, producing MLKFLTKAIIFLGVVLGAITFVYLYDLYQEIKDDIDSVVNYNPKQSTQFFDKNGKLLANTFKDENREYVDYDDIPARVIEGLVAIEDTQFFEHFGVNPDAISRAVIKNIQSGGYGEGASTLTQQLIKVLLLTREKKIIRKVKEALLAVRLESILTKEEILERYLNHVYFGHGYYGIKTAAKGYFKKNLYELTLKEIAILVGLPRAPSFYDPTKNLQVSLARANQVITRMNTLGWINSEQFEESINETPTIYNQTLTQNIAPYAIDYAVSELINDIPDILYGGYKVYLTIDLETQDIANASIKKAYDEAMQRDKNIRSGSKNPDNDAFTKELNAAMLTLESNSGRILAMVGGVDYNQSVFNRAFQSKRQAGSAIKPFLYQTALNEGYNPASQLFDIGRTYTYTVNGQQKKWQPKNYGGNFQGLVSFRDSLVQSRNLSTLNLVTDVGINIATDDLRRYGFKDIVENLSVTLGSMSVNLIEFSQAYTIFSNNGVQVKPYIVEQIVNKDGKSVNFEPQRKELNSPEQSYLITSILRDVVTKGTGRRAAVEGIELAGKTGTTNDNIDAWFCGYSPSIQTIVWFGNDNNKPMRRSETGSTIAAPAFAHFFKKYLEIHPEIPRTFTKPNGVYSSEFMGKEELYTDTSPLPDIDSQIIIDQSSQDGNSMEF from the coding sequence ATGTTAAAATTTTTAACAAAAGCGATAATATTTTTAGGAGTAGTTCTTGGAGCTATTACATTTGTATATCTATACGATTTATATCAAGAGATAAAAGATGATATAGATAGTGTTGTAAACTACAATCCAAAACAAAGTACACAATTTTTTGATAAAAATGGGAAACTTTTAGCAAATACGTTTAAAGATGAAAATAGAGAGTATGTTGACTATGATGATATTCCTGCCCGTGTAATTGAAGGACTTGTTGCCATTGAAGATACACAGTTTTTTGAACATTTCGGAGTTAATCCAGATGCTATTAGTAGAGCTGTTATAAAAAATATTCAATCAGGTGGATATGGTGAGGGGGCTAGTACTCTTACTCAACAATTAATCAAAGTTCTACTTCTCACTAGAGAAAAAAAGATTATAAGAAAGGTAAAAGAGGCTTTATTAGCTGTAAGACTTGAATCAATTCTTACAAAAGAGGAGATTTTGGAGAGATATTTAAACCATGTATATTTTGGACATGGTTATTATGGTATAAAAACTGCAGCAAAAGGATACTTTAAAAAGAATTTATATGAATTAACTTTAAAAGAGATAGCTATCCTTGTAGGACTTCCAAGAGCTCCTAGCTTTTATGATCCAACAAAAAATCTTCAAGTCTCGCTTGCACGTGCTAATCAGGTAATCACAAGAATGAATACTTTAGGATGGATAAATAGTGAACAGTTTGAAGAGTCAATAAATGAAACTCCAACTATTTATAACCAAACTTTAACTCAAAATATAGCTCCATATGCTATAGATTATGCTGTTAGTGAACTTATAAATGATATTCCAGATATATTATATGGTGGGTATAAAGTATATTTAACAATAGATTTAGAGACTCAAGATATTGCAAATGCTTCTATAAAAAAAGCATATGATGAAGCTATGCAAAGAGATAAAAATATAAGAAGTGGCTCAAAAAACCCAGATAATGATGCATTTACAAAAGAACTAAATGCTGCTATGTTAACTTTAGAGAGTAATAGTGGAAGAATTTTGGCAATGGTTGGTGGAGTTGATTACAATCAATCAGTGTTTAATAGAGCATTCCAATCAAAAAGACAAGCAGGAAGTGCAATAAAACCATTTTTATATCAAACTGCATTAAATGAGGGATATAATCCAGCTTCACAACTTTTTGATATTGGAAGAACTTATACATATACAGTAAATGGTCAACAAAAAAAATGGCAACCAAAAAATTATGGTGGAAACTTTCAAGGTCTTGTAAGCTTTAGAGACTCCCTTGTACAATCAAGAAACCTTTCTACTTTGAATTTAGTAACAGATGTTGGGATAAATATTGCAACAGATGATTTAAGAAGATATGGTTTTAAAGATATTGTTGAAAACTTATCTGTAACCTTAGGTTCAATGAGTGTAAATTTAATAGAGTTTAGTCAAGCTTATACAATCTTTTCAAATAATGGTGTACAAGTAAAACCATATATTGTGGAACAAATTGTAAACAAAGATGGTAAAAGTGTAAATTTTGAACCACAAAGAAAAGAGCTTAATTCTCCAGAACAATCATATTTAATTACCTCTATTTTAAGAGATGTTGTAACAAAGGGAACAGGAAGAAGAGCAGCAGTTGAAGGTATAGAGCTAGCTGGAAAAACAGGAACAACAAATGATAATATAGATGCTTGGTTTTGTGGCTACTCTCCATCTATTCAAACAATAGTTTGGTTTGGAAATGACAATAATAAACCAATGAGAAGATCAGAAACAGGAAGTACAATAGCAGCACCAGCTTTTGCACATTTTTTCAAGAAATATCTTGAAATTCATCCTGAAATACCAAGAACTTTCACAAAACCAAATGGTGTTTATAGTAGTGAGTTTATGGGAAAAGAAGAGCTTTATACAGATA